One segment of Ziziphus jujuba cultivar Dongzao chromosome 12, ASM3175591v1 DNA contains the following:
- the LOC107413314 gene encoding E3 ubiquitin-protein ligase RHA2A: MGLHSQLNDVSSDSIPLLMVALIANCVNYLRSFLFGLLHSLGLSRFGSDDHVDDGLFGAVGSGLAGLIVLADQLNLNRLFSYRYSIVDSGADGSCSSDCVVCLCTLKDGDQVRMLACRHVFHKHCFDGWLDHLNFNCPLCRSPLVSDERVSVTRQRVGGDLVAWFSAQ; the protein is encoded by the coding sequence atggGATTACATAGCCAGCTGAACGACGTGTCGTCGGATTCGATCCCTCTTCTAATGGTGGCTCTTATCGCTAACTGCGTTAACTACCTCCGTTCTTTCCTCTTCGGTCTTCTCCATTCCTTAGGTCTTTCCCGATTCGGCTCTGACGACCACGTCGACGACGGTCTTTTTGGCGCCGTTGGTTCTGGACTCGCCGGATTGATCGTTCTCGCTGACCAGCTCAACCTCAACCGGCTCTTCTCATACCGGTACTCCATCGTAGATAGCGGCGCCGATGGTTCCTGCTCTTCCGACTGCGTCGTCTGTCTCTGCACGCTCAAGGACGGCGACCAGGTACGCATGCTCGCCTGTCGCCACGTTTTCCACAAGCACTGCTTCGACGGCTGGCTCGACCACCTCAACTTCAATTGCCCTCTCTGCCGCTCCCCTCTCGTCTCCGATGAGCGCGTGTCCGTCACTCGTCAGCGCGTCGGCGGAGACCTCGTTGCTTGGTTTTCCGctcagtaa
- the LOC107413316 gene encoding uncharacterized protein LOC107413316, with product MRQQQQKSTIVLLGFFISLFITELVDARNLYHQICTSSCGDIKNISYPFRLNTDPTSCGDKDYELSCQNNKTILEFHSQKYIVKQISYGDQTIRLVDVNFENGTCNLPSGSEPYPENVYETITGDYRYQGGPVIGQHSYISFFNCSANITHPAYARVPCFNIRDSSYFIYAVFQGYLRPEMETCLLISMSPADFSADIRFPPYETIRQLLRSGFALSWSLFCRDCIRSGALCSTSSWDNPLAYQCEEIYSVAKYTIYWDISLLGSFLLELSFCGRYMFAPLVIYVFLIHKFCTRKKTVEEDSCKSMNDKAVEMVEGDVNDVKMRPPLMFIEEIEDVQSDSSTEWLITESMEKS from the exons ATgagacaacaacaacaaaaatccaCTATTGTTCTCCTTGGTTTCTTCATCTCTCTGTTTATCACTGAATTAGTTGATGCTAGAAACCTCTATCACCAAATTTGCACTTCTTCTTGTGGAGATATCAAAAACATCAGCTACCCTTTTCGCCTAAACACCGATCCAACAAGCTGCGGAGACAAAGACTACGAACTTTCTTGCCAAAACAACAAAACCATCTTGGAATTCCATTCACAGAAGTACATAGTCAAGCAAATCTCCTATGGTGATCAAACAATCCGCCTGGTGGATGTGAACTTCGAAAACGGAACCTGCAACCTTCCTTCCGGATCCGAACCATATCCGGAGAATGTATACGAGACGATCACCGGCGATTATAGATATCAGGGAGGACCTGTCATCGGCCAGCACTCCTACATCAGCTTCTTCAACTGCTCTGCAAACATTACACACCCTGCTTATGCCAGAGTACCCTGTTTCAACATTCGCGATTcgtcttattttatatatgctgTTTTCCAAGGCTACTTACGGCCGGAAATGGAGACGTGCTTGCTGATTTCCATGTCTCCTGCTGATTTTTCTGCTGATATCAGATTCCCTCCTTATGAAACCATCCGTCAACTGTTGCGGTCGGGTTTCGCGCTGAGTTGGTCGCTTTTTTGCCGTGATTGCATTCGTTCTGGTGCTTTATGTTCAACAAGTTCGTGGGATAATCCTTTGGCCTATCAGTGTGAAGAAA TCTATTCAGTGGCTAAATACACAATATACTGGGATATCTCACTTCTTGGCTCATTTCTACTAG agCTGAGTTTTTGTGGGAGGTACATGTTTGCTCCATTGGTGATATATGTATTCCTTATCCACAAATTTTGTACAAGAAAGAAGACAGTTGAAGAAGATTCTTGTAAGTCGATGAACGACAAGGCTGTGGAGATGGTGGAAGGGGACGTCAATGATGTAAAAATGCGTCCACCACTTATGTTCATTGAAGAGATTGAAGACGTCCAATCGGATTCCTCAACAGAGTGGCTTATAACTGAGTCAATGGAAAAAAGCTAG